The Streptococcus mitis genomic sequence GAGTGCTACGAGTTAATAAATAGTTTGCCATTAGCATTATTCGGAGGTTTTACTGAGCCGGATGAATTTATGAAGAAATGTGATAAAAGGGTCTATTATAATTTTCTAAAAAAAATTAATCCAGATATAATTCATGTACACTCATTAATGGGAATACATAAAGAATTTTTTGAATCTGCCCATGAATTAGGTATAAAGATATTTTTTACTAGTCATGACTATTATGGATTGGCACCAGTACCAAATTTTTTCTTTAACGGAGTAGATTATAGTGAAAACAATACTAATACATCTTGGAATATAATGTCTTCAAATGCTCTCAGTGTGAAGAAACTTCGTTTTTTTCAAGTTCCCTTTTATCCGACAATTAGGAGAGCATTGAAAGTGTTAAGAAAAAATCTAAAATCTAAGAGCAGTATAGAAGTTTCTGAGAAAACAGAGCTTATTAATTATAGAGATATCCGTTCATATTATAATGAAATCTTTAATTTAATTGATGCTTATCTATTTAATAGTAGTGTAGCAAGGGATGTTTATATAAAAAACGGGGTGCTTCCTCAAGCAGAAGCAATCATTTCTATTTCTAATAGTAATATTCGAAAACGAAATGTACATAGAAAAAAGCGCAATAAAAGTGTAATAGCTTATATTGGTCCAGATGAAGATTATAAAGGTTATTTTGATTTTATTGATTTTGTAAATGATATTGATAAAGAAAATTATGAAGTTAAAACCTATGGTCATTTACCTAATAGAGAGTGTCCTACCTATATTCAACAAAATGGATATTTTACAAAAAAAAATATTGATACGATTTACTCTGATATAGATATTCTTATCGTACCTAGTAAATGGAAAGAAACATTTGGTCTGATTACGATAGAAGCGTTATCCTATGGTGTGAAGGTGTTTGTTAGTGAGAATGTGGGATCTAAAGATTTGCTTTCAAAATCATATGTATTTCGAGATAAACAAGATTTATTATACAAAATACAAAGTACAGAATATGAAGAACAAATTATAAATACCATGGAAGAACATATGATTGAAGTAAAAAGATTTTATGAAAGAATAATAAATGAATATAAAAAGAATAGTTAAAATAATCACTGGAAGAGATATTGATATTCACCCAGATGTCCCAATAAATTACGTCATGAAAAAAGGAATTATTTATAGTTTAGGTTTAATAAATGGTGTAATTCGTAGTATAGGATTTGGAAAAAGAGGAAGTCGTTTTTTTATAGGTAAAGGTGTATCCATTTCTGCCAAACATAAATTATATATTGGGAATAATGTAAGAATTGGTCATTATGTAATGATAGATGCGCTATCGGAAAATGGTATTCAACTTGCGAATAATGTGAAAATAGGAGATTATTCCCAGATTATAGGAACTGGTTCAATAAAAAATATGGGTAAAGGTTTAAGAATTGGAAAAAATTCTTCTTTCTCAGAATTTTGTTTATTTGGAGCAGCAGGAGGAATAACTATTGGAAATGATGTTATTGCGGGCCAAAATGTACGATTCCACTCAGAAAATCATAATTACGATGATGCTGATAAGTTAATTAGAGAACAAGGTGTCAATAGAAAAGGAATTTCTGTTGGAAATAATTGCTGGATTGGGGCGGGTGCAGTATTCTTAGATGGTTCTAGTATAGGATCGGGTTGTATTGTAGCTGCTAACTCAGTAGTAACGAAACATTTCCCAGACAATGTTATTATTGGTGGTGTACCTGCTAAGATTTTAAAAAAAAGGTCTTAGTTGAAACTCTTTAAAAATTAATTATAATATAGATTTTCAATATACATAAAGGAACTACTAAAACTAGTGCTAAGCTCTAAATTTTAATGTTAAAAATTTCTTTAGAAAATAACAAAACAATTTTATTTATTCAAATAAATCTCTGAAATTTGTTAATATTATATTTTAAAAAATCTTTCATAATTATATAAAAATTTAAAATAAGGATGATTCAAATAAATGAAAAAAATAAAAATCATTATCCCGTACTTTGGAGAATTTCCAAAATTTTTCCCTTATTTTTTAATGACAGCAAGAAGAAATAAGAATATTGATTTTGAAATCTTTACGGATCAGCCAGTTGAGCAGTTCTCTTTATTAAATGCAAGAAATATACATTTTAATAGAGTGACCTTTTCTGATTTAAAAAAGAAAATTCAATCAAAATTTAACTTTGAAATTTCGCTAGATGATCCTTATAAGCTATGTGATTATAAACCAGCTTATGGATTGATTTTTGAAAATGAGCTAATTGGGTATGATTATTGGGGTTTTTGTGATACGGATATCTTATTAGGAGATATTTATCAATTTTTAGAAGATTATGAGTTTTTCACAAAAGAATATGATAGATATGGACTTTTAGGTCACCTTCAGATATACAAAAATATAAAAGAGGTAAACACTATTTTTAAAACGGGCGTTGGTATGAGTTATCGATTGGACTACCAAAATGTTTATACCAGTAGTAAAAATTTTATTTTTGATGAGCAAGAGGGAGTTCAGAAACTTTTTGAACTCTCTCGAATGAATCAATTACAAGTAACTTGCTTTCATGATTTAGATATTTCTTGTTTTTCTTTTAGATGTAATGGTGAGAAAAAAGTACAAAGATATTATTATTGGACAGACTTAAAAGGTCTAGAATCGATAGAGTTAAAAAAAGGAAATATAGTGACAACTCAACCTCTATATGTTCATTTCCAAAAAAGAAATATTGAATGTCCTGAAGTTGTAGAAAATAAACAATTTTATGTTGTTCCGAACCGTTTAGTTAATGGTAATAAATTATCAGTTGAAGAAATCAAAAGTGCGACTCAAAACAAAATTTACTGGGAACATATAAAGAGGGTTATTCAGAAAAAATTTAAGAAAGAAAAATGGACTTTTGAATTCATACTTCATAAGATAAGGATGAAAAATCGATGAACAATGTAACGTTAAGTATTATAATACCTGTTTATAATGTTGAAGCTTACCTAAGAAGATGTTTGAATTCTATACTTAAACAAAATACTTTAATAGACTATGAAATTATATTGGTTAATGATGGATCGACTGATACAAGTGGAAGAATATGTGATGACTTCAAATCTCACTTCCCTAATATTCAGGTGAAACATATAAAAAATAGTGGAGTGGCAGCAGCTAGGAACCTTGGTATAGCTCTATCAAATGGGAAATTTTTATATTTTGTAGATCCAGATGACTATTTGACAGAGTCTTTTTTTATAGAGCTTGCTCCATATATAAATGATAATTGGGATGTTTTATGCTTTGGTTTTAATGAAGTAAAAGAAAAAAATATGGTCGCAATATCTTGTCGCGCACAT encodes the following:
- a CDS encoding glycosyltransferase, yielding MKILHYTLGFQPSRTGGLVKYAEDLMNQQVESGYEVIALYPGRIKIFSYDLVIESAKSRGFECYELINSLPLALFGGFTEPDEFMKKCDKRVYYNFLKKINPDIIHVHSLMGIHKEFFESAHELGIKIFFTSHDYYGLAPVPNFFFNGVDYSENNTNTSWNIMSSNALSVKKLRFFQVPFYPTIRRALKVLRKNLKSKSSIEVSEKTELINYRDIRSYYNEIFNLIDAYLFNSSVARDVYIKNGVLPQAEAIISISNSNIRKRNVHRKKRNKSVIAYIGPDEDYKGYFDFIDFVNDIDKENYEVKTYGHLPNRECPTYIQQNGYFTKKNIDTIYSDIDILIVPSKWKETFGLITIEALSYGVKVFVSENVGSKDLLSKSYVFRDKQDLLYKIQSTEYEEQIINTMEEHMIEVKRFYERIINEYKKNS
- a CDS encoding DapH/DapD/GlmU-related protein, which produces MNIKRIVKIITGRDIDIHPDVPINYVMKKGIIYSLGLINGVIRSIGFGKRGSRFFIGKGVSISAKHKLYIGNNVRIGHYVMIDALSENGIQLANNVKIGDYSQIIGTGSIKNMGKGLRIGKNSSFSEFCLFGAAGGITIGNDVIAGQNVRFHSENHNYDDADKLIREQGVNRKGISVGNNCWIGAGAVFLDGSSIGSGCIVAANSVVTKHFPDNVIIGGVPAKILKKRS
- a CDS encoding DUF6625 family protein; translation: MKKIKIIIPYFGEFPKFFPYFLMTARRNKNIDFEIFTDQPVEQFSLLNARNIHFNRVTFSDLKKKIQSKFNFEISLDDPYKLCDYKPAYGLIFENELIGYDYWGFCDTDILLGDIYQFLEDYEFFTKEYDRYGLLGHLQIYKNIKEVNTIFKTGVGMSYRLDYQNVYTSSKNFIFDEQEGVQKLFELSRMNQLQVTCFHDLDISCFSFRCNGEKKVQRYYYWTDLKGLESIELKKGNIVTTQPLYVHFQKRNIECPEVVENKQFYVVPNRLVNGNKLSVEEIKSATQNKIYWEHIKRVIQKKFKKEKWTFEFILHKIRMKNR